One genomic segment of Cardinium endosymbiont of Philonthus spinipes includes these proteins:
- the rpsC gene encoding 30S ribosomal protein S3, which produces MGQKVNPVGFRVGFIRKPDSSWFASKTSYAEKLMEDEKIRTYLDARMAKASVARILIERAGKKITVTIRTARPGIVIGKSGAEVDKVKEELKKLTKKEVELNVVEVKRPDLEAKLVALQIAQQIRGRMPYKRVVKQCIAAVIRSGAQGVKIKVSGRLDGAEMARSDEFKEGSVPLHTLRNDIDYTAVEAHTIYGRIGIKVWISRGDVAINQPNRSAGKPSRAGEKAILSSRERK; this is translated from the coding sequence ATGGGTCAAAAAGTTAATCCCGTCGGTTTTAGAGTTGGCTTTATTCGAAAGCCAGATTCTAGTTGGTTTGCATCAAAAACTTCCTATGCAGAAAAGTTAATGGAAGATGAAAAAATACGTACCTATCTAGATGCTCGAATGGCTAAAGCTAGCGTTGCTAGAATTCTTATAGAACGTGCGGGTAAAAAAATTACTGTTACCATTCGAACTGCCCGTCCAGGTATTGTGATTGGAAAGTCAGGTGCGGAAGTCGATAAGGTAAAAGAAGAGCTTAAAAAGCTTACTAAAAAAGAGGTTGAGCTCAATGTTGTCGAGGTTAAAAGGCCAGACTTGGAAGCCAAACTGGTTGCTTTGCAAATTGCCCAACAGATTAGAGGTCGCATGCCTTATAAGCGGGTGGTGAAGCAGTGTATAGCTGCAGTGATTCGTTCAGGTGCGCAAGGCGTTAAGATTAAAGTTTCCGGCAGGTTAGATGGTGCAGAAATGGCCAGGTCAGATGAATTCAAAGAGGGCTCTGTTCCGCTGCATACGCTTCGTAATGATATAGATTATACAGCTGTAGAAGCCCACACCATTTATGGTAGAATAGGTATTAAAGTCTGGATTTCTAGAGGTGATGTAGCCATCAATCAGCCGAACCGTTCAGCAGGTAAACCAAGTAGGGCAGGCGAGAAAGCCATTCTCTCTTCCAGAGAGCGGAAATAG
- the rplV gene encoding 50S ribosomal protein L22, which translates to MEATAKLRKLPISARKVGLLAALIRGKSVVKALAILQSKPQQAAVQLRKLLLSAISNWQNNYGADLEEAPIFIKSITVDRAGMLKRIMPAPRGVAHRIRKRSSHVVIVVDSGAYFADVPHQVATDTIT; encoded by the coding sequence ATGGAGGCAACCGCAAAGTTAAGAAAACTACCTATATCTGCCCGTAAGGTTGGGCTATTGGCAGCCCTTATTAGGGGTAAAAGTGTAGTGAAGGCATTGGCGATTTTACAGAGCAAACCGCAGCAGGCTGCTGTGCAACTCAGAAAGCTCTTGCTTTCTGCTATTTCAAATTGGCAAAATAATTATGGGGCTGATTTGGAAGAGGCTCCAATTTTTATAAAAAGCATTACCGTGGATAGGGCAGGTATGCTCAAAAGAATTATGCCCGCACCAAGGGGTGTAGCACATAGGATTAGAAAAAGATCTAGCCATGTTGTGATTGTGGTAGATAGTGGAGCATATTTTGCTGATGTGCCCCACCAGGTCGCTACAGATACCATAACCTAA
- the rpsS gene encoding 30S ribosomal protein S19, whose product MGRSIKKGPYVAHHLQHKIDMLNESGKKTVIKTWSRRSTITPDFVGHTLAVHNGHKFIPVFITESMVSHKVGEFALSKNFKGHTSKKR is encoded by the coding sequence ATGGGTAGATCTATAAAAAAGGGACCCTATGTGGCCCACCATCTACAACATAAGATAGATATGCTCAATGAATCTGGTAAAAAAACGGTAATCAAAACCTGGTCGAGACGGTCAACCATTACGCCAGATTTTGTCGGCCATACTCTTGCCGTGCACAATGGTCATAAATTTATTCCCGTTTTTATTACAGAATCAATGGTAAGCCATAAGGTCGGTGAGTTTGCCTTATCAAAAAATTTTAAAGGCCATACGTCTAAAAAAAGATAA
- the rplB gene encoding 50S ribosomal protein L2: MPLKKLNPTTPGQRFRIAPDFSTVITARKPEKSLLVKTKRTGGRNNRGRITVPHRGGGHKRRARLIDFKRRKLDIPAFVHSIEYDPMRTAYIALLHYVDGEKSYIIAPEGLKVGAKVVAGSNASIDPGNAMEMKDIPLGTIIHNIELAPGRGAALARSAGSYAQLLSKSGGYVTIKLPSGERRLVLAHCMATIGSVSNSDHDNVTIAKAGRSRWLGKRPRVRAVVMNPVDHPMGGGEGKASGGHPRSAKGLYTKGKKTRNRNKYSARLIISKKKK; this comes from the coding sequence ATGCCATTAAAGAAACTTAATCCAACCACTCCTGGTCAGCGTTTTAGAATAGCGCCAGATTTTTCTACCGTTATTACGGCGCGTAAACCGGAGAAGTCACTCTTAGTGAAGACCAAACGTACGGGAGGTCGCAATAATCGGGGTAGAATTACCGTTCCCCATAGAGGAGGGGGGCATAAGCGGCGGGCTCGTCTTATTGATTTCAAGAGAAGGAAATTGGACATCCCTGCATTTGTACACTCGATTGAGTATGATCCCATGCGTACAGCATATATTGCCCTATTGCATTATGTAGATGGGGAAAAAAGTTATATTATAGCGCCAGAGGGGCTTAAGGTTGGGGCTAAGGTGGTAGCAGGCTCAAATGCCTCAATAGATCCAGGTAACGCTATGGAAATGAAGGATATCCCATTGGGAACCATTATTCATAATATTGAATTGGCGCCTGGACGTGGGGCTGCGTTGGCCAGAAGTGCTGGGTCATATGCGCAATTGCTTTCTAAAAGTGGCGGGTATGTGACCATTAAGTTGCCTTCTGGAGAAAGGAGGTTGGTATTGGCCCATTGTATGGCTACTATTGGATCTGTTTCCAATAGCGACCATGATAATGTTACCATTGCTAAGGCAGGCAGAAGCCGTTGGTTGGGTAAAAGGCCACGTGTTCGGGCTGTTGTAATGAACCCTGTTGATCACCCAATGGGTGGTGGAGAAGGAAAAGCCTCTGGAGGCCATCCTAGATCTGCCAAAGGGTTGTATACAAAAGGTAAAAAGACCCGAAACCGCAATAAATATTCTGCTAGACTGATCATTAGTAAAAAGAAAAAGTAA
- the rplW gene encoding 50S ribosomal protein L23: MSILKKPLVTEKVSALNKHGVYGLIVDDRAGKHQIRKEIERFYGVTVDKINTMRYAGKSITRHTKSCVMKGKRASYKKVLVTLKKGDVIEFYNSF; the protein is encoded by the coding sequence ATGAGTATCTTAAAAAAACCCTTAGTAACCGAAAAAGTATCGGCACTGAATAAGCATGGTGTATATGGTCTAATTGTAGATGACCGTGCAGGTAAGCACCAGATACGAAAAGAAATTGAACGTTTTTATGGCGTTACAGTGGATAAAATTAATACCATGCGTTATGCTGGTAAATCCATAACGCGGCATACCAAATCCTGCGTTATGAAAGGAAAAAGAGCTTCTTACAAGAAAGTACTTGTAACCCTTAAGAAGGGAGATGTTATAGAGTTTTATAATAGTTTCTAA
- the rplD gene encoding 50S ribosomal protein L4, producing the protein MNLSVLKYTGEEAGRSVVLPEEVFGIEPNDHAIYLDVRSILAGKRQGTHQSKERGAVSGSRRKIKRQKGTGTARAGDTKSPLFRGGGRIFGPRPRDYSFKLNRKVKRLARKSAFTYKAKTSHISILESFSFETPKTKNYLGMLQNLSFLDKKTLLILPSVDKNILLSSRNIKQTKVLCVDHVNTYDLLQAKQLLIMESAIGSIVEKLTQ; encoded by the coding sequence ATGAACCTATCAGTATTAAAATATACAGGGGAGGAGGCAGGCCGTTCTGTCGTATTGCCAGAGGAGGTTTTTGGTATTGAGCCAAACGACCATGCCATTTATCTGGATGTAAGGTCTATTCTGGCAGGTAAACGGCAAGGGACCCATCAGTCAAAGGAGCGTGGCGCAGTAAGCGGTTCCAGAAGAAAAATTAAAAGACAAAAAGGTACAGGTACCGCTAGAGCGGGTGATACCAAATCCCCTTTATTCAGAGGAGGTGGTCGTATTTTTGGTCCAAGACCAAGGGATTATAGTTTTAAATTGAATCGTAAGGTAAAAAGGTTGGCTAGAAAATCTGCATTTACCTATAAAGCTAAGACCAGTCATATCTCCATTTTAGAGTCCTTTTCTTTTGAGACGCCTAAAACAAAAAACTACTTAGGTATGTTGCAAAATTTGTCTTTTCTTGATAAGAAGACATTGTTGATCTTGCCTAGCGTAGATAAAAACATTCTGCTATCCAGTAGGAATATAAAGCAAACAAAAGTACTTTGTGTAGATCATGTCAATACCTATGACCTGTTGCAGGCAAAACAGTTGTTGATCATGGAGAGTGCTATAGGGTCTATAGTAGAAAAATTGACACAATAA
- the rplC gene encoding 50S ribosomal protein L3 encodes MIGIIGKKIGMTSIYDSKGQKKACTVIQGGPCVVTQLKTRSTDGYQAIQLSYDDKKEKNTTKSLIGHFAKAATTPKHKQAEFRCEDEALLQQITLGQVIRIEDVFAEGEFIDVVGTSKGKGFQGVVKRHGFSGVGGRSHGQHNRERAPGSVGAASFPSRVFKGMRMAGRTGGDRVKVANLQVIKVLPEKDLIVLHGAVPGANNGYVILEK; translated from the coding sequence ATGATTGGAATCATAGGAAAAAAAATTGGGATGACCAGTATTTATGATAGTAAAGGTCAAAAGAAAGCATGTACCGTTATTCAAGGAGGTCCTTGTGTGGTGACGCAGCTTAAAACAAGGTCTACAGATGGGTATCAGGCTATTCAGTTGTCTTATGACGATAAAAAAGAAAAAAATACGACCAAATCCCTTATAGGCCACTTTGCCAAGGCTGCTACCACGCCCAAGCACAAGCAAGCTGAGTTTAGATGCGAAGATGAAGCGCTCTTGCAACAGATAACATTGGGTCAGGTGATTCGTATAGAAGATGTTTTTGCAGAAGGTGAGTTTATAGATGTGGTGGGCACATCCAAGGGTAAAGGCTTTCAAGGTGTGGTAAAGCGACATGGTTTTAGTGGGGTGGGTGGACGTTCTCATGGTCAACACAATCGAGAAAGAGCGCCTGGTTCTGTTGGTGCGGCTTCTTTTCCATCTCGCGTATTCAAGGGAATGCGTATGGCGGGAAGAACAGGTGGTGATAGGGTTAAGGTGGCAAACCTGCAGGTAATCAAAGTGTTGCCAGAAAAAGATTTGATCGTACTCCATGGAGCAGTCCCTGGCGCGAATAATGGTTATGTAATTTTGGAGAAGTAA